In Molothrus ater isolate BHLD 08-10-18 breed brown headed cowbird chromosome 7, BPBGC_Mater_1.1, whole genome shotgun sequence, one genomic interval encodes:
- the FZD5 gene encoding frizzled-5, whose translation MGGRGLPVPLLLLGLPLLLGLPAAGRAASKALVCQEITVPMCKGIGYNLTYMPNQFNHDTQDEAGLEVHQFWPLVEIQCSPDLRFFLCSMYTPICLSDYTKPLPPCRSVCERAKAGCSPIMQQYGFAWPERMSCDSLPVLGDSEVLCMGYNHTEATTLPPFFGKPTRPAKDMAKNLTPLDGQRLSGLDCGQTCKCKAPLIPISKESHPLYNRIRTGKVLNCAIPCYQPYFTQDEKTFATFWIGLWSILCFLSTSTTVATFLIDMERFKYPERPIIFLSACYLFVSLGYIVRLVAGHANVACNPEHHHIHYETTGPALCTVVFLLLYFFGMASSIWWVILSLTWFLAAGMKWGNEAIASYSQYFHLAAWLIPSAKSIAVLALSSVDGDPVAGVCYVGNQSLENLRGFVLAPLVVYLFTGSLFLLAGFISLFRIRSVIKQGGTKTDKLEKLMIRIGIFTVLYTVPATIVIACYIYEQHNREAWEQAQNCSCPGDPHRPKPDYAVFMLKYFMCLVVGITSGVWIWSGKTLESWRRFSTRCCRARKPAGTSGYGEASPALVGRTVLPSMASYHKQVPLSHV comes from the coding sequence ATGGGCGGCCGGGGGCTGCCggtgccgctgctgctgctggggctgccgctgctgctggggctgccggCGGCGGGGCGCGCCGCCTCCAAGGCGCTGGTGTGCCAGGAGATCACGGTGCCGATGTGCAAGGGCATCGGCTACAACCTCACCTACATGCCCAACCAGTTCAACCACGACACGCAGGAcgaggctgggctggaggtgcACCAGTTCTGGCCGCTGGTGGAGATCCAGTGCTCCCCGGACCTGCgcttcttcctctgcagcatgTACACCCCCATCTGCCTGTCCGACTACACGAAGCCGCTGCCCCCCTGTCGCTCCGTCTGCGAGCGGGCCAAGGCCGGCTGCTCGCCCATCATGCAGCAGTACGGCTTTGCCTGGCCCGAGAGGATGAGCTGTGACAGCCTGCCGGTGCTGGGAGACTCCGAGGTGCTTTGCATGGGATACAACCACACGGAAGCCACCACCCTGCCGCCCTTCTTCGGGAAGCCCACGCGCCCTGCCAAGGACATGGCCAAAAACCTGACGCCACTCGATGGGCAGCGCCTCTCAGGGCTGGACTGTGGTCAGACTTGCAAGTGCAAAGCGCCCCTGATCCCCATCTCCAAGGAGTCCCATCCGCTGTACAACCGCATCAGGACCGGGAAGGTACTCAACTGTGCCATCCCCTGCTACCAGCCCTACTTTACCCAGGATGAGAAGACCTTCGCTACCTTCTGGATCGGCCTCTGGTCcatcctctgcttcctctccaCCTCGACCACCGTGGCCACCTTCCTCATTGACATGGAGCGCTTCAAGTACCCTGAGCGCCCCATCAtcttcctctctgcctgctACCTCTTCGTCTCCCTGGGCTACATTGTGCGGCTGGTGGCAGGACACGCCAATGTGGCTTGCAACCCGGAGCACCACCACATCCATTACGAGACCACAggccctgctctctgcactgtggttttccttctcctctaCTTCTTTGGCATGGCCAGCTCCATCTGGTGGGTCATCCTGTCCCTCACCTGGTTCCTGGCTGCTGGCATGAAGTGGGGCAACGAGGCCATTGCCAGCTACTCGCAGTACTTCCACCTGGCTGCCTGGCTCATCCCCAGTGCCAAATCCATTGCTGTACTGGCACTGAGCTCTGTTGACGGTGACCCGGTGGCTGGGGTTTGCTATGTGGGCAACCAGAGCCTGGAGAATCTGCGGGGCTTTGTGCTGGCACCACTAGTGGTTTATCTCTTCACCGGCAGCCTCTTCCTGCTGGCTGGCTTCATCTCGCTCTTTCGCATCCGCAGCGTGATCAAGCAGGGCGGCACCAAAACCGACAAGCTGGAGAAGCTGATGATCCGCATCGGCATCTTCACCGTGCTCTACACCGTGCCTGCCACCATCGTCATCGCCTGCTACATCTACGAGCAGCACAACCGGGAGGCCTGGGAGCAGGCACAGAACTGCTCCTGCCCGGGGGACCCTCACCGCCCCAAGCCTGACTATGCTGTCTTCATGCTCAAGTACTTCATGTGCCTTGTGGTGGGGATCACCTCCGGCGTTTGGATCTGGTCTGGCAAGACGCTGGAGTCCTGGAGGCGCTTCAGCACGCGCTGCTGCCGGGCCAGGAAGCCTGCGGGCACCTCGGGGTACGGTGAGGCCAGCCCGGCGCTGGTGGGCAGGACGGTACTGCCCAGCATGGCCTCCTACCACAAGCAGGTCCCGCTGTCCCATGTGTGA